The following are encoded together in the Lactuca sativa cultivar Salinas chromosome 1, Lsat_Salinas_v11, whole genome shotgun sequence genome:
- the LOC111913428 gene encoding bHLH transcription factor RHL1, with amino-acid sequence MESFGNFFDEEWHSLSKMFVEDQDYDRFSGQGLLSSEHDHDHCSNVECETIYFPSSEHVFSNAKSFVADEESLVYVSDNVNPNFYHFFSQESSICSSGASTDTVSLPYPSHENFQLCPSIIPPSPPNDACDQSIPFYMLDEINNSPLPTHAFANDAMSRSLYMTQDVAAVEKVKIDNSLVLDRATPLKRNLEMRDDDEVNNEKTNKNPKKRSRVSKENKSKKNVQPKKNQKMNDADECNNNNGQSSSSCSSDDNLTGSQDLNGAINPINGKTRASRGTATDPQSLYARKRRERINERLRILQNLVPNGTKVDISTMLEEAVEYVKFLKLQIQLLSSDDMWMYAPIAYNGMDMGLYQNIAPNL; translated from the exons ATGGAGTCTTTTGGAAATTTCTTTGATGAAGAATGGCACAGTTTGAGCAAAATGTTCGTCGAAGATCAAGATTATGATAGGTTTTCTGGGCAAGGGTTATTGTCAAGTGAACATGATCATGATCATTGTTCAAACGTTGAATGTGAAACCATATATTTTCCTTCTAGTGAGCATGTATTTAGCAATGCTAAATCATTTGTCGCCGACGAAGAGAGTTTAGTCTATGTTTCTGACAATGTTAACCCTAATTTCTACCATTTTTTCTCTCAAGAAAGTAGCATTTGTAGCAGCGGTGCTAGTACTGACACAGTCTCTCTACCCTACCCAAGCCATGAAAATTTCCAGCTTTGCCCTTCTATTATTCCTCCTTCACCACCAAACGATGCGTGTGATCAATCCATCCCTTTTTATATGTTGGACGAGATCAACAACTCACCACTACCAACCCACGCTTTTGCTAATGATGCAATGAGCAGAAGTCTCTACATGACACAAGATGTGGCAGCTGTGGAGAAGGTTAAAATCGACAATTCACTTGTTCTGGACAGGGCTACCCCTCTGAAGAGGAACCTTGAAATGCGAGATGATGATGAAGTTAACAATGAGAAAACCAATAAGAACCCCAAGAAGAGATCACGAGTTTCAAAGGAAAAT AAAAGTAAGAAGAATGTGCAACCAAAGAAGAATCAAAAGATGAATGATGCAGATGAGTGCAACAACAACAATGGACAAAGTTCAAGTTCTTGCAGCTCTGATGATAATCTAACTGGATCTCAGGACTTGAATGGAGCTATTAACCCGATTAATGGAAAAACAAGAGCTAGTAGAGGCACTGCAACTGATCCCCAAAGCCTTTATGCAAGG aaaagaagagaaagaatTAATGAGAGACTAAGAATCCTTCAGAACCTCGTACCCAATGGTACAAAGGTTGACATTAGCACAATGCTTGAAGAAGCAGTAGAATATGTGAAGTTCTTAAAGCTTCAAATTCAG TTGTTGAGCTCTGATGATATGTGGATG